One region of Oncorhynchus tshawytscha isolate Ot180627B unplaced genomic scaffold, Otsh_v2.0 Un_contig_2415_pilon_pilon, whole genome shotgun sequence genomic DNA includes:
- the LOC112259041 gene encoding tubulin beta-4B chain, with protein MREIVHLQAGQCGNQIGAKFWEVISDEHGIDPTGTYHGDSDLQLDRINVYYNEASGGKYVPRAILVDLEPGTMDSVRSGPFGQIFRPDNFVFGQSGAGNNWAKGHYTEGAELVDSVMDVVRKEAESCDCLQGFQLTHSLGGGTGSGMGTLLISKIREEYPDRIMNTFSVVPSPKVSDTVVEPYNATLSVHQLVENTDETFCIDNEALYDICFRTLKLTTPTYGDLNHLVSATMSGVTTCLRFPGQLNADLRKLAVNMVPFPRLHFFMPGFAPLTSRGSQQYRALSVPELTQQMFDTKNMMAACDPRHGRYLTVAAIFRGRMSMKEVDEQMLNVQNKNSSYFVEWIPNNVKTAVCDIPPRGLKMSATFIGNSTAIQELFKRISEQFTAMFRRKAFLHWYTGEGMDEMEFTEAESNMNDLVSEYQQYQDATAEEGEFEEEGEEEAT; from the exons ATGCGAGAAATAGTGCATCTGCAAGCCGGCCAGTGCGGTAACCAGATCGGAGCCAAG tTCTGGGAGGTGATCAGTGATGAGCATGGCATCGACCCGACTGGAACCTACCATGGAGACAGCGACCTGCAGCTAGACAGGATCAATGTGTACTACAATGAGGCCTCAG GTGGGAAGTATGTCCCCCGTGCCATCTTGGTGGATCTGGAGCCGGGCACCATGGACTCTGTCAGGTCTGGCCCCTTCGGACAGATCTTCAGGCCAGACAACTTTGTCTTCG GCCAGAGTGGAGCTGGAAACAACTGGGCCAAGGGCCActacacagagggagcagagctGGTAGACTCTGTCATGGATGTAGTGAGGAAGGAGGCAGAGAGCTGTGACTGTCTCCAGGGTTTCCAGCTCACCCACTCCCTGGGTGGGGGTACTGGCTCTGGCATGGGCACCCTGCTCATTAGCAAGATCCGTGAGGAGTACCCTGACCGCATCATGAACACCTTCAGCGTGGTGCCCTCTCCCAAAGTGTCCGACACAGTGGTGGAGCCCTACAACGCCACCCTGTCTGTGCATCAGCTGGTGGAGAACACAGATGAGACCTTCTGCATCGACAACGAAGCCCTCTACGACATCTGCTTCCGCACTCTCAAGCTCACCACACCCACCTATGGAGACCTCAACCACCTGGTGTCAGCCACCATGAGTGGAGTGACCACCTGCCTTCGTTTCCCTGGCCAGCTCAACGCCGACCTCCGCAAACTGGCTGTCAACATGGTGCCCTTCCCCCGCCTGCACTTCTTCATGCCCGGCTTCGCCCCCCTCACCAGCAGGGGGAGCCAGCAGTACCGCGCCCTGTCCGTGCCTGAGCTCACCCAGCAGATGTTCGACACCAAGAACATGATGGCGGCCTGCGACCCTCGTCACGGCCGTTACCTCACCGTGGCCGCCATCTTCCGTGGTCGCATGTCCATGAAGGAGGTGGATGAGCAGATGCTCAACGTCCAGAACAAGAACAGCAGCTACTTTGTGGAATGGATCCCCAACAACGTGAAGACCGCTGTCTGCGACATCCCACCCCGCGGCCTCAAGATGTCTGCCACCTTCATCGGCAACAGCACAGCCATCCAGGAGCTGTTCAAGCGTATCTCTGAGCAGTTCACTGCCATGTTCCGCCGTAAGGCCTTCCTTCACTGGTACACCGGAGAGGGTATGGATGAGATGGAGTTCACTGAGGCAGAGAGCAACATGAATGACCTGGTGTCTGAGTACCAGCAGTACCAAGATGCCACCGCTGAGGAGGGTGAGtttgaagaggagggagaagaggaagccACCTAA
- the LOC112226219 gene encoding histone chaperone asf1b-B isoform X2, with protein MVSNFVCILLAAAGNSDGDLEWKIIYVGSAESEEYDQTLDSVLVGPVPAGRHMFVFQADAPNTGLIPESDAVGVTVALITCTYRGQEFIRIGYYVNNEYTDPELRENPPIKPDYGQLQRNILASNPRVTRFHINWEGCAERMEDSENVDPAPNSMLPPSCLPGKAPPIGLLPDNSMDCL; from the exons ATGGTGTCCAACTTTGTTTGTATTTTGTTGGCTGCGGCGGGGAATTCTGACGGAG ATCTTGAGTGGAAGATCATATATGTGGGTTCAGCAGAGAGTGAAGAGTATGACCAGACCCTTGACTCTGTTCTGGTTGGCCCAGTACCAGCCGGGAGGCACATGTTCGTGTTccag GcggatgccccaaacacgggTCTGATTCCAGAAAGTGATGCTGTCGGTGTAACTGTGGCGCTAATCACCTGTACATACCGCGGACAGGAGTTCATTCGTATTGGGTACTACGTCAACAACGAGTACACCGACCCTGAGCTGCGGGAAAACCCACCCATAAAACCTGACTATGGACAG CTCCAGAGAAATATTTTGGCTTCAAACCCACGTGTAACAAGATTCCATATCAACTGGGAAGGGTGTGCAGAAAGGATGGAAGACTCAGAGAATGTGGATCCTGCCCCCAACTCTATGCTGCCCCCATCTTGCCTCCCGGGCAAGGCCCCACCCATAGGgttgctacctgacaactctATGGACTGCTTGTAG
- the LOC112226221 gene encoding tubulin beta-4B chain-like, whose protein sequence is MREIVHLQAGQCGNQIGAKFWEVISDEHGIDPTGTYHGDSDLQLDRINVYYNEASGGKYVPRAILVDLEPGTMDSVRSGPFGQIFRPDNFVFGQSGAGNNWAKGHYTEGAELVDSVMDVVRKEAESCDCLQGFQLTHSLGGGTGSGMGTLLISKIREEYPDRIMNTFSVVPSPKVSDTVVEPYNATLSVHQLVENTDETFCIDNEALYDICFRTLKLTTPTYGDLNHLVSATMSGVTTCLRFPGQLNADLRKLAVNMVPFPRLHFFMPGFAPLTSRGSQQYRALSVPELTQQMFDSKNMMAACDPRHGRYLTVAAIFRGRMSMKEVDEQMLNVQNKNSSYFVEWIPNNVKTAVCDIPPRGLKMSATFIGNSTAIQELFKRISEQFTAMFRRKAFLHWYTGEGMDEMEFTEAESNMNDLVSEYQQYQDATAEEGEFEEEGEEEAA, encoded by the exons ATGCGCGAAATAGTGCATCTGCAAGCCGGACAGTGCGGAAACCAGATTGGAGCCAAG TTCTGGGAGGTGATCAGTGATGAGCATGGCATCGACCCGACTGGAACCTACCATGGAGACAGCGACCTGCAGCTAGACAGGATCAATGTGTACTACAATGAGGCCTCAG GTGGGAAGTATGTCCCCCGTGCCATCCTGGTGGATCTGGAGCCGGGCACCATGGACTCTGTCAGGTCTGGCCCCTTCGGACAGATCTTCAGGCCAGACAACTTTGTCTTTG GCCAGAGTGGAGCTGGAAACAACTGGGCCAAGGGCCActacacagagggagcagagctGGTAGACTCTGTCATGGATGTAGTGAGGAAGGAGGCAGAGAGCTGTGACTGTCTCCAGGGTTTTCAGCTCACCCATTCCCTGGGTGGGGGTACTGGCTCTGGCATGGGCACCCTGCTCATCAGCAAGATCCGTGAGGAGTACCCTGACCGCATCATGAACACCTTCAGCGTGGTGCCCTCTCCCAAAGTGTCCGACACAGTGGTGGAGCCCTACAACGCCACCCTCTCTGTGCATCAGCTGGTGGAGAACACAGATGAGACCTTCTGCATCGACAACGAAGCCCTCTACGACATCTGCTTCCGCACTCTCAAGCTCACCACACCCACCTATGGAGACCTCAACCACCTGGTGTCAGCCACCATGAGTGGAGTGACCACCTGCCTTCGTTTCCCTGGCCAGCTCAACGCCGACCTCCGCAAACTGGCTGTCAACATGGTGCCCTTCCCCCGCCTGCACTTCTTCATGCCCGGCTTTGCCCCCCTCACCAGCAGGGGGAGCCAGCAGTACCGCGCCCTGTCCGTGCCTGAGCTCACCCAGCAGATGTTCGACTCCAAGAACATGATGGCGGCCTGCGACCCTCGACACGGCCGTTACCTCACCGTGGCCGCCATCTTCCGTGGTCGCATGTCCATGAAGGAGGTGGATGAGCAGATGCTCAACGTCCAGAACAAGAACAGCAGCTACTTTGTGGAATGGATCCCCAACAACGTGAAGACCGCTGTCTGCGACATCCCACCCCGCGGCCTCAAGATGTCTGCCACCTTCATCGGCAACAGCACAGCCATCCAGGAGCTGTTCAAGCGTATCTCTGAGCAGTTCACTGCCATGTTCCGCCGTAAGGCCTTCCTTCACTGGTACACCGGAGAGGGTATGGATGAGATGGAGTTCACTGAGGCTGAGAGCAACATGAATGACCTGGTGTCTGAGTACCAGCAGTACCAAGATGCCACCGCTGAGGAGGGCGAGtttgaagaggagggagaagaggaagccGCCTAA
- the crb3a gene encoding protein crumbs homolog 3a — protein MEMALLPDIAAWPGLLAGSVLLLVLGSNPSWVVGDNTTNSLPSNTTAPGPNIAAIVAPTVILGLLAIASAVLVWLFCVVRKKRQMEGTYRPSAEEQTGASSVETPDALKLPKEERLI, from the exons ATGGAGATGGCACTGCTCCCAGACATCGCGGCCTGGCCTGGTCTCCTGGCTGGGAGTGTCCTACTCCTGGTTTTGGGGAGTAATCCTTCCTGGGTTGTGG GGGACAACACAACTAATAGTCTACCCTCTAACACAACTGCCCCA GGACCCAACATTGCAGCTATAGTGGCCCCGACTGTTATACTGGGGCTGCTGGCCATAGCATCTGCTGTGCTAGTGTGGCTTTTCTGCGTGGTGAGGAAGAAGAGGCAGATGGAGGGGACGTACCGGCCCAGTGCTGAGGAGCAGACGGGGGCCAGCAGTGTTGAGACACCAGACGCACTCAAACTGCCCAAGGAGGAGAGACTCATCTGA
- the LOC112226219 gene encoding histone chaperone asf1b-B isoform X1, giving the protein MAKVQVLNVAVLDNPSRFGNPFQFEITFECMEDLPEDLEWKIIYVGSAESEEYDQTLDSVLVGPVPAGRHMFVFQADAPNTGLIPESDAVGVTVALITCTYRGQEFIRIGYYVNNEYTDPELRENPPIKPDYGQLQRNILASNPRVTRFHINWEGCAERMEDSENVDPAPNSMLPPSCLPGKAPPIGLLPDNSMDCL; this is encoded by the exons ATGGCGAAGGTTCAAGTACTAAATGTCGCTGTCCTCGATAACCCGAGTCGATTCGGAAACCCATTTCAATTCGAAATAACATTTGAGTGCATGGAAGACCTGCCAGAAG ATCTTGAGTGGAAGATCATATATGTGGGTTCAGCAGAGAGTGAAGAGTATGACCAGACCCTTGACTCTGTTCTGGTTGGCCCAGTACCAGCCGGGAGGCACATGTTCGTGTTccag GcggatgccccaaacacgggTCTGATTCCAGAAAGTGATGCTGTCGGTGTAACTGTGGCGCTAATCACCTGTACATACCGCGGACAGGAGTTCATTCGTATTGGGTACTACGTCAACAACGAGTACACCGACCCTGAGCTGCGGGAAAACCCACCCATAAAACCTGACTATGGACAG CTCCAGAGAAATATTTTGGCTTCAAACCCACGTGTAACAAGATTCCATATCAACTGGGAAGGGTGTGCAGAAAGGATGGAAGACTCAGAGAATGTGGATCCTGCCCCCAACTCTATGCTGCCCCCATCTTGCCTCCCGGGCAAGGCCCCACCCATAGGgttgctacctgacaactctATGGACTGCTTGTAG